In Asanoa sp. WMMD1127, one genomic interval encodes:
- a CDS encoding PAS domain-containing protein: MARRWPALAGAVAVVLGGAIVAFPGAAAALWGSAGALAATGILWGIRTHQPARRAPWVLLAAAAAALGAGDVAYELSTGSGDAWLIVAEICYLTLFPLLAYALLGLTRTSAALRDRSTVVDLLSLVVAAGLVGWTLTAGPLTAASTWPVFDRSLAAAHVLGSIVVVVVTTALVVATRARNVSAVLLAAGSAGLLLADTLDAVAEMGSGLPGGRLWELGYLVCYAAWGAAALPPSMARLTLPVEPRVDSGRGLGVLPVLLIALTGPALLLVGDIRDDVGVVTVVAIGSALLIVLVATRLHDALTAQRRAVERERLLRHACGELVAATDAVTVAETLVAGIDRLLPKAQPHRVIFISTAGPAEVDETVPLSGVAASARLPSDWEHAGEADRSRRVKASEETADLRPAVDRRLDAGRGRATGKAAVPAGSSDDAPAGPVFGRVDAADARAWRPLVLLDHQPPATAGGRRSRLSATRLLHPDLRAPLAGLPATLVASLAAEQPGRHRSPVSAVAVAGDHAVLAGLQDTIEVLASQAALALRRVGHTVETSRRERDAYLSAVSERTADVVILLDADEWIRYASPSMAELLNVSVPVFSTWRDIIHRDDHGQVENTLDRARSALDGSGVNTEWTLRRSDGSWIQVEVNCRDLRNHPAVQGLVLTLHDVTPDRRVDLPSTLRRLDRSAPGRNRRSVWKRFG; the protein is encoded by the coding sequence ATGGCGAGACGCTGGCCGGCGCTCGCCGGCGCCGTCGCCGTGGTGCTCGGCGGCGCGATCGTCGCGTTCCCGGGCGCGGCCGCCGCGCTCTGGGGCTCGGCCGGCGCGCTGGCCGCGACCGGGATCCTCTGGGGCATCCGGACCCACCAGCCCGCCCGGCGGGCGCCATGGGTCCTGCTCGCCGCGGCGGCGGCCGCTCTCGGCGCCGGTGACGTCGCCTACGAGCTGAGCACCGGCAGCGGCGACGCGTGGCTGATCGTCGCCGAGATCTGCTACCTGACCCTGTTCCCCTTGCTGGCGTACGCGCTGCTGGGCCTGACCAGGACGAGCGCCGCCCTGCGCGACCGGTCCACCGTGGTCGACCTGCTGTCCCTCGTCGTCGCCGCCGGCCTGGTCGGCTGGACGCTGACCGCCGGCCCGCTGACCGCCGCGTCGACCTGGCCGGTGTTCGACCGCTCGCTGGCCGCCGCCCACGTGCTCGGCTCCATCGTGGTCGTCGTGGTGACCACGGCGCTGGTCGTGGCGACCCGGGCCCGCAACGTCTCCGCGGTGCTGCTGGCCGCGGGCTCGGCCGGCCTGCTCCTCGCCGACACCTTGGACGCGGTCGCCGAGATGGGCAGCGGTCTCCCGGGCGGGCGGCTGTGGGAGCTGGGCTACCTCGTCTGTTACGCCGCCTGGGGCGCCGCCGCGCTGCCACCCTCGATGGCCCGGCTGACCCTGCCGGTCGAGCCGCGGGTCGACTCGGGACGCGGCCTGGGTGTGCTGCCCGTCCTGCTGATCGCGCTGACCGGCCCGGCCCTGCTGCTCGTCGGCGACATCCGCGACGACGTCGGCGTGGTGACGGTCGTGGCGATCGGCTCCGCCCTGCTGATCGTGCTGGTCGCGACCCGGCTCCACGACGCCCTGACCGCACAGCGCCGCGCCGTCGAGCGGGAACGCCTGCTCCGGCACGCCTGCGGCGAGCTCGTCGCGGCCACCGACGCGGTGACGGTCGCGGAGACGCTGGTGGCCGGCATCGACCGGCTGCTGCCAAAGGCCCAACCGCATCGGGTGATCTTCATCAGCACCGCCGGACCGGCCGAGGTCGACGAGACGGTGCCCCTGTCCGGTGTGGCCGCCTCGGCCCGGCTCCCCAGCGACTGGGAGCACGCCGGCGAAGCGGACCGGTCCCGGCGGGTCAAGGCCAGTGAGGAGACCGCCGACCTGCGGCCCGCGGTCGACCGCCGGCTCGACGCCGGGCGGGGTCGGGCCACCGGCAAGGCCGCGGTGCCGGCCGGGAGTTCCGACGACGCGCCGGCCGGCCCGGTCTTCGGCCGGGTCGACGCGGCCGACGCGCGCGCCTGGCGGCCGTTGGTGCTGCTCGACCACCAGCCACCCGCGACCGCCGGCGGCCGCCGCAGCCGGCTCAGCGCGACCCGGCTGCTCCACCCCGACCTGCGGGCGCCGCTCGCGGGCCTGCCGGCCACCCTGGTCGCCTCGCTGGCGGCCGAGCAGCCGGGCCGGCACCGCTCCCCCGTCAGCGCCGTCGCCGTCGCGGGCGACCACGCTGTGCTCGCGGGCCTGCAGGACACCATCGAGGTGCTGGCCAGCCAGGCGGCGCTGGCGCTGCGCCGGGTCGGCCACACGGTGGAGACGAGCCGGCGGGAGCGCGACGCCTACCTGAGCGCGGTCAGCGAGCGCACCGCCGACGTGGTGATCCTGCTCGACGCCGACGAGTGGATCCGCTACGCCAGCCCGTCCATGGCCGAGCTGCTCAACGTCTCGGTGCCGGTCTTCTCGACCTGGCGCGACATCATCCACCGCGACGACCACGGCCAGGTCGAGAACACGCTCGACCGGGCCCGCTCCGCGCTCGACGGCAGCGGCGTCAACACCGAGTGGACGCTGCGGCGCTCGGACGGCTCCTGGATCCAGGTCGAGGTCAACTGCCGCGACCTGCGCAACCACCCGGCGGTGCAGGGCCTCGTGCTGACGTTGCACGACGTGACTCCGGACCGCCGGGTCGACCTGCCCTCCACGCTGCGCCGGCTGGACCGCTCGGCGCCGGGCCGCAACCGCCGCAGCGTCTGGAAGCGGTTCGGCTGA
- a CDS encoding thioredoxin domain-containing protein, with product MSDAIDLDRHAYGDPGAAITVIEYGDFECPYCGAAKPVLRKLVDGSDGRVRLVFRHFPVFTVHPYALTAALAAEAAGDRFWPMHDLLFKHQARLTDPDLMAYATEAGVPEPESVVGEAAQAFRPAVERDYTTGVADGVRGTPTLFVDGRLYTGRVDLGALRSTLGLGR from the coding sequence GTGAGTGACGCCATCGACCTCGACCGCCACGCGTACGGCGACCCCGGCGCGGCGATCACCGTCATCGAGTACGGCGACTTCGAGTGCCCGTACTGCGGCGCCGCCAAGCCGGTGCTGCGCAAGCTGGTCGACGGCTCCGATGGGCGGGTGCGGCTGGTCTTCCGCCACTTCCCGGTCTTCACCGTGCACCCCTACGCGCTGACCGCCGCGCTCGCCGCCGAGGCGGCCGGCGACCGGTTCTGGCCGATGCACGACCTGCTGTTCAAGCACCAGGCGCGGCTGACCGACCCGGACCTGATGGCCTACGCCACCGAGGCCGGCGTTCCCGAACCCGAGTCGGTGGTCGGCGAGGCGGCGCAGGCGTTCCGGCCGGCCGTCGAGCGTGACTACACGACCGGCGTGGCCGACGGCGTCCGCGGCACACCGACCCTCTTCGTCGACGGCCGGCTCTACACCGGGCGGGTGGACCTCGGCGCCCTGCGCAGTACGCTCGGCCTCGGCCGCTGA
- a CDS encoding MFS transporter has protein sequence MVDRSAALGGAFWRFWGASALANLGDGIRVAAFPLLAAALTASPVGVAAVAAAQFLPWLVTGLAAGALADRRGARQLIVAADVARVLVLLTLVVAVASGWATVGLVVAAAFLLGVGETVRDTAAQTAIPRLVHDSQLEKANGRLVAGEIVGNEFVGPPVGALLFVAGAALPFAVNGAALALAVMLVLSLPLSLVRAAPATSPSASPGVLSGMRWLLRHPMMRTLVVVSAAVGAADSAWFAIFVLYARDSLGLGALGFGLLLATGAAGGLLGSFAADRLIARFTHRPVLAWSLAVTAGAPALLLVAPDRWAAAVVVITTSGSFAVLNVTALAIRQRAVPADLLGRVVAASRTMTYGCAALGALLGGTLAGTLGTEAPFFFSAAVAVAATAAWLSASRPDPHPA, from the coding sequence ATGGTCGATCGATCAGCGGCGTTGGGCGGGGCGTTCTGGCGGTTCTGGGGCGCGTCAGCCCTGGCGAACCTCGGCGACGGCATCCGGGTGGCGGCGTTCCCGCTGCTGGCGGCGGCGTTGACCGCGTCGCCGGTCGGCGTGGCGGCGGTCGCGGCGGCCCAGTTCCTGCCGTGGCTGGTGACGGGCCTGGCGGCGGGCGCGCTGGCGGACCGGCGCGGCGCCCGCCAGCTGATAGTCGCCGCTGACGTGGCCCGGGTGCTGGTGCTGCTGACGCTGGTCGTCGCGGTCGCGTCCGGTTGGGCCACGGTGGGGCTGGTGGTCGCGGCGGCGTTCCTGCTGGGCGTCGGCGAGACGGTTCGCGACACCGCGGCGCAGACGGCGATCCCGCGTCTGGTGCACGACAGCCAGCTCGAGAAGGCCAACGGCCGCCTGGTCGCCGGCGAGATCGTCGGCAACGAGTTCGTCGGCCCACCGGTCGGCGCGCTGCTCTTCGTCGCGGGCGCGGCGCTGCCGTTCGCGGTCAACGGCGCGGCCCTGGCGCTGGCCGTGATGCTGGTCCTGTCGCTGCCGCTGAGCCTGGTCCGGGCGGCGCCGGCGACGTCGCCGTCGGCCTCGCCGGGCGTGCTGTCCGGCATGCGCTGGCTGCTCCGCCACCCCATGATGCGCACGCTGGTCGTGGTCAGCGCGGCGGTGGGCGCGGCTGACAGCGCGTGGTTCGCCATCTTCGTGCTTTACGCCCGCGACAGCCTGGGCCTCGGCGCGCTCGGCTTCGGTCTGCTCCTGGCCACCGGCGCGGCCGGCGGCCTGCTGGGCTCGTTCGCCGCGGACCGCCTGATCGCCCGCTTCACCCACCGCCCGGTCCTGGCGTGGTCCCTGGCCGTCACCGCCGGCGCGCCGGCCCTCCTGCTGGTGGCCCCGGACCGCTGGGCCGCCGCGGTCGTCGTGATCACCACCAGCGGCTCGTTCGCGGTCCTCAACGTGACGGCCCTGGCCATCCGCCAACGCGCGGTCCCGGCCGACCTCCTGGGCCGGGTGGTGGCGGCGTCCCGCACGATGACCTACGGGTGCGCGGCCCTGGGGGCGCTGCTGGGCGGGACGCTCGCGGGCACGCTGGGCACCGAGGCCCCCTTCTTCTTCAGCGCCGCGGTAGCGGTCGCCGCCACCGCGGCCTGGCTCTCCGCCTCCCGCCCCGACCCCCACCCGGCCTGA
- a CDS encoding DUF1254 domain-containing protein: protein MDLAGLAADAYVYGYPLVASLTEVSRFTRDGMGAVPATPFNAFGHAHRLATPDDRFVSVNNDTVYSVAQVDVGGGPVRLSVPDTGGAYYVLQVVDAWTNNIAYVGRRATGTAAGSFLIVPRGHTGPVPDDTTVLPASTSVVTIVGRLACDGPADLPRVERLQKGLRLHAPTPSARAPLPAVAATGVPTDLLFFAHLRAWLAAFPPAVPDRAHQERFRPLGLLDAGSPYTDPPDDLAQALVDGAAQGLARIEHASRAGHSVNGWHLAPHAFDYNVDFLGPGTVDSPQWKMTDRTHGYLARAVAARVGLWGNHGYEAVYAPVYVDADGAPLNGAHAYEIRFPAEPPVDAFWSLTMYDMPDYYLVPNAIDRYSIGDRTPGLRREPDGTFTLRVSHAPPADGDTANWLPAPPGAFRPLMRLYQPRSEILQGSYTLPPVVRVG, encoded by the coding sequence ATGGACCTCGCCGGGCTGGCCGCGGACGCCTACGTCTACGGCTACCCGCTGGTCGCGAGCCTGACCGAGGTCAGCCGGTTCACCCGCGACGGCATGGGCGCCGTTCCCGCCACCCCGTTCAACGCGTTCGGCCACGCCCACCGGCTCGCCACGCCCGACGACCGGTTCGTCAGCGTCAACAACGACACCGTCTACTCCGTCGCGCAGGTCGACGTCGGCGGCGGGCCGGTCCGGCTGAGCGTGCCCGACACCGGCGGCGCCTACTACGTGCTCCAGGTGGTCGACGCCTGGACCAACAACATCGCGTACGTGGGCCGCCGCGCGACCGGCACCGCCGCCGGCAGCTTCCTGATCGTGCCGCGCGGCCACACCGGCCCGGTCCCCGACGACACCACCGTGCTGCCCGCCTCGACCTCGGTGGTCACGATCGTCGGCCGGCTGGCCTGCGACGGCCCGGCCGACCTGCCCCGGGTCGAGCGCCTCCAGAAGGGCCTGCGGCTGCACGCCCCCACCCCGTCGGCACGCGCGCCGCTGCCCGCGGTCGCCGCCACCGGCGTACCCACCGATCTGCTGTTCTTCGCGCACCTCCGGGCCTGGCTGGCCGCCTTCCCGCCCGCCGTGCCGGACCGGGCCCACCAGGAGCGGTTCCGGCCGCTCGGGCTCCTGGACGCGGGGTCGCCCTATACGGACCCGCCGGACGACCTCGCGCAAGCCCTGGTCGACGGGGCCGCACAGGGGCTGGCGAGGATCGAGCACGCGTCGCGCGCCGGGCACAGCGTCAACGGCTGGCACCTGGCACCGCACGCGTTCGACTACAACGTCGACTTCCTCGGCCCCGGCACCGTCGACAGTCCGCAGTGGAAGATGACCGACCGGACGCACGGCTACCTGGCCCGGGCGGTGGCGGCGCGGGTCGGGCTGTGGGGCAACCACGGCTACGAGGCGGTGTACGCCCCGGTCTACGTCGACGCCGACGGCGCGCCGCTCAACGGGGCACACGCGTACGAGATCCGCTTCCCCGCCGAGCCGCCGGTCGACGCCTTCTGGTCGCTGACGATGTACGACATGCCCGACTACTACCTCGTACCCAACGCGATCGACCGCTATTCGATCGGTGACCGCACCCCGGGACTCCGTCGCGAACCCGACGGTACGTTCACCCTCCGGGTGAGTCATGCGCCGCCCGCCGACGGCGACACGGCCAACTGGCTGCCGGCCCCGCCCGGCGCGTTCCGCCCGCTCATGCGCCTCTACCAGCCACGATCCGAGATCCTGCAGGGTTCCTACACCCTGCCGCCGGTGGTCCGGGTCGGCTGA
- the nhaA gene encoding Na+/H+ antiporter NhaA: MSTASMPPRPGPRTRLAGALPLVPQPVTRFLVTEAGSGFLLLAAAIAALVWANVPGGSYEWVWETEASIEIGGYGISLDLRHWINDAAMAIFFLTVGLEINREITVGELRRRRYVLAPIFGAAGGVIVPALIYYAFNAGTPAEHGWGIPISTDTAFVLGILALFGPRCPDQLRLFFLTLAIVDDIVAVVVLAVFYTPDIAMVPLVIAVVLVAVLVGMRWLGVWQLRWYALVGVALWFAVYESGVHGTLAGVILGLVVPATPTDPRLLDFLRFYGRGLIERADAERARLTVQAARATVPANDRLQDVLHPFSAYVIVPVFALANAGVVISGETLSRAAQSSVTIGIVVGLVVGKIVGISLGTAIAIWTKLGELPGRVRYGHLIGGASLAGIGFTIGLFITDLAFDDPVITDDAKIGVLVASVVSAVVGSLALRYLGERLPLCMVEDDDAVPALPTGPWRDPTNP, from the coding sequence ATGAGCACGGCGTCGATGCCGCCCCGGCCAGGGCCACGGACCCGGCTGGCCGGCGCGTTGCCGCTGGTGCCCCAACCGGTCACCCGCTTCCTCGTCACCGAGGCCGGCAGTGGTTTCCTGCTGCTCGCGGCCGCGATCGCGGCGTTGGTGTGGGCCAATGTCCCAGGCGGCAGCTACGAGTGGGTGTGGGAGACCGAGGCGTCGATCGAGATCGGCGGCTACGGCATCTCGCTGGATCTCCGGCACTGGATCAACGACGCCGCCATGGCGATCTTCTTCCTCACCGTCGGGCTGGAGATCAACCGCGAGATCACCGTCGGGGAGCTGCGCCGACGGCGCTACGTGTTGGCGCCCATCTTCGGCGCCGCCGGCGGCGTCATCGTGCCGGCGCTCATCTACTACGCGTTCAACGCGGGCACGCCGGCCGAGCACGGCTGGGGCATCCCGATCTCCACGGACACCGCGTTCGTGCTGGGCATCCTCGCGCTCTTCGGCCCGCGCTGCCCGGACCAGCTCCGGCTCTTCTTCCTGACCCTGGCCATCGTCGACGACATCGTGGCGGTGGTGGTGCTGGCCGTCTTCTACACGCCGGACATCGCCATGGTGCCGCTGGTCATCGCCGTCGTGCTGGTCGCCGTGCTGGTGGGAATGCGCTGGCTGGGCGTCTGGCAACTCCGCTGGTACGCGCTGGTCGGCGTCGCCCTCTGGTTCGCGGTCTACGAGTCCGGCGTGCACGGCACCCTGGCCGGCGTCATCCTCGGCCTGGTCGTGCCCGCCACCCCGACCGACCCAAGGCTGCTGGACTTCCTGCGCTTCTACGGCCGCGGGCTGATCGAGCGGGCGGACGCCGAGCGGGCGCGGCTGACCGTCCAGGCGGCGCGGGCCACCGTGCCGGCCAACGATCGGCTGCAGGACGTGCTGCACCCGTTCAGCGCGTACGTCATCGTGCCTGTCTTCGCCCTCGCCAACGCCGGCGTGGTGATAAGCGGGGAGACCCTGTCCCGGGCAGCGCAGTCGTCGGTGACCATCGGCATCGTGGTCGGCCTGGTGGTCGGCAAGATAGTCGGGATCTCGCTCGGCACCGCGATCGCCATCTGGACGAAGCTGGGCGAGCTTCCGGGCCGGGTCCGCTACGGCCACCTGATCGGCGGTGCCTCGCTGGCCGGCATCGGTTTCACCATCGGCCTGTTCATCACCGACCTGGCCTTCGACGACCCGGTCATCACCGACGACGCCAAGATCGGCGTGCTGGTGGCGTCGGTCGTCTCGGCGGTGGTGGGCTCGCTGGCGCTGCGCTACCTGGGGGAGCGGCTGCCGCTGTGCATGGTGGAGGACGACGACGCGGTCCCGGCGCTGCCGACCGGGCCGTGGCGCGACCCGACCAACCCGTGA